The window CGATTCGACGAGAAAGTGTTCAAACACCTCGTCGAATTCGCAAACCAGCCCCACGCGTGTCATATTCGCTCTCACTGCCCGCAGCACGAATGAAAAACTTACCCAGACATACATGCCTTACCGAAACGGAAAAGCCAGTGCCTCCCCATGCGGATGGTTCGTAGGTAAATTCCTTAGCTGTGCGCCGCAGCAGCGCGCAAAGTCCACCAAATGCTCAACGCGGCGGTGGTGAGAGTGGCAGCAGAATCGAGAACTGTGTGCCGCCGCCAACAGCGGGTTTGCAGTCGATTTCGCCGCGATGCGCGCGGACGATTGTCGCGCTGATCTTCAATCCCATTCCGAGGCCGTTGGCCTTGGTGGTGAAGAAAGGAGTGAAGAGTTGAGAGACTTCGGCGGGTGAAATTCCCGCCCCGTAGTCACGGATCG is drawn from Anatilimnocola floriformis and contains these coding sequences:
- a CDS encoding ATP-binding protein, giving the protein MRDYGAGISPAEVSQLFTPFFTTKANGLGMGLKISATIVRAHRGEIDCKPAVGGGTQFSILLPLSPPPR